The following proteins come from a genomic window of Limosilactobacillus reuteri:
- the tsaB gene encoding tRNA (adenosine(37)-N6)-threonylcarbamoyltransferase complex dimerization subunit type 1 TsaB — protein sequence MKILAIDTSNHPMSVALVEDEQLLATTTLNMVRNHSIYLMPAISKLFELVQWQPTDIDRVVVAQGPGSYTGVRIAVTTAKVLADTEKIDLVGVSSLAVLARNVVPTSSAIIVPFFDARRGNVFAGAYQWENGKLINKIEDQHLGIDVLLEQLAKLGQQVVLVGHMTDKIQAQYDQLPANVILLPRSYSIPSTYQLALAGKMKKPVKEIDPFVPHYLRITEAEANWQKLHPGEKRKNYVREV from the coding sequence ATGAAGATTCTAGCCATCGATACATCCAACCACCCAATGAGCGTAGCGTTGGTTGAAGATGAGCAATTGTTGGCAACGACGACCCTTAATATGGTTCGCAATCATAGCATTTATTTAATGCCAGCAATTAGTAAGTTATTTGAATTAGTTCAGTGGCAACCAACAGATATTGATCGAGTAGTGGTTGCACAGGGACCAGGATCTTATACGGGAGTGCGAATCGCAGTTACAACCGCTAAAGTATTGGCTGATACAGAAAAGATTGACTTAGTTGGCGTATCAAGTCTAGCAGTGTTAGCACGTAATGTAGTTCCAACATCATCAGCAATTATTGTTCCTTTCTTTGATGCCCGCCGAGGAAATGTATTTGCTGGTGCTTACCAGTGGGAAAATGGCAAGTTAATAAATAAAATAGAAGATCAGCATTTAGGAATTGATGTTTTGCTTGAGCAACTTGCAAAATTAGGTCAACAAGTTGTTTTAGTGGGTCATATGACTGATAAGATTCAGGCCCAATATGATCAATTGCCAGCTAACGTGATCCTTTTGCCACGATCTTATAGCATTCCGTCAACTTATCAATTAGCTCTTGCGGGTAAAATGAAGAAACCGGTTAAAGAAATTGACCCCTTTGTTCCACATTATTTACGAATTACTGAAGCAGAGGCTAATTGGCAAAAACTTCATCCTGGAGAAAAAAGAAAGAATTATGTTCGAGAAGTTTAA
- the rimI gene encoding ribosomal protein S18-alanine N-acetyltransferase, which translates to MFEKFKEWFVNTTNPTKRPTLDFTRRVVMISGHQYVVRMAKEQDIQTLVEIEERIYGKAPWSYAAFRIELQRPCDRLYLVIEDDRQIVGFMGTAIDWYHYDLHITNIGITPSYQNKGIGTYLISTAKNYARHLKLHLMSLEVRVHNVSARRLYESLGFRNQHIKPRYYLDNHEDAVDMQANLLR; encoded by the coding sequence ATGTTCGAGAAGTTTAAAGAATGGTTTGTCAATACGACCAATCCTACTAAGCGACCGACCCTTGATTTTACGCGACGAGTAGTAATGATATCCGGCCATCAGTATGTGGTCCGGATGGCAAAAGAGCAAGATATTCAAACTTTAGTCGAAATTGAAGAAAGAATCTATGGAAAAGCACCATGGAGTTATGCTGCTTTTCGCATTGAACTCCAACGGCCGTGTGATCGACTATATTTAGTTATTGAGGATGACCGACAAATTGTTGGCTTTATGGGAACAGCCATTGACTGGTACCATTATGATTTGCATATTACAAATATTGGGATTACACCAAGTTACCAAAATAAGGGGATTGGAACGTATCTTATTTCAACTGCCAAAAATTATGCCCGGCACTTAAAATTACATTTGATGAGTTTAGAAGTACGAGTGCATAATGTATCGGCTCGGCGCTTATATGAAAGTTTAGGCTTTCGCAACCAGCATATTAAACCACGTTATTACTTAGACAATCATGAAGATGCCGTTGATATGCAAGCAAACTTACTTAGGTAG